The proteins below are encoded in one region of Mangifera indica cultivar Alphonso chromosome 7, CATAS_Mindica_2.1, whole genome shotgun sequence:
- the LOC123220551 gene encoding mogroside IE synthase-like isoform X1 — MCEQWQMQSPCARASWNLKMTKMETQILVIPFPTQGHLNPMLQLSRRLASKGLKVTLVCTNSSLKSNSNISSIDFKFISDGFDSELNSETFDEYIRCLRAIFPQNLARFVESSKNLGCPFKFMVYDSGMPWMLDVARDLGMDGAPFFTQSCAVNAVYYHLNQGTLNLKAPDSEGCSVLLPSLPLMERKDLPTFVYETESHKSLRELILNKLVNIHEPNWILVNSFDKLEEEVVHWMSNHCRIKAVGPTVPSKYMDKRLENDTDYGLTLFKPKTDTCKTWLDLKELNSVVYVSFGSLAALAEEQMEEIAWGLKRSNTFFLWVVRESESAKLPKNFCEETVEKGLVVSWSPQLEVLAHKSVGCFMTHCGWNSTLEALSLGVPVVAMPQWTDQTTNAKYIEDVWQVGVRVRVNEKGIVTREEIEGCIREVMEGERSEDFRRNSEKWKQLAKEAVDEGGSSDKNLEEFVAAINVFKTRSNIDPMKGNNIYET, encoded by the exons ATGTGTGAACAATGGCAAATGCAGTCGCCATGTGCAAGAGCTAGCTGGAacttgaaaatgacaaaaatggaaACTCAAATCCTTGTCATCCCTTTCCCAACCCAAGGCCATCTAAACCCTATGCTTCAACTATCTAGACGTTTAGCCTCAAAAGGCCTCAAAGTCACCCTGGTTTGCACCAACTCATCTCTCAAATCCAACAGCAACATTTCATCCATCGATTTCAAGTTCATCAGCGACGGTTTCGACTCAGAACTAAACTCAGAAACCTTTGATGAATATATCAGATGTTTGAGAGCTATATTTCCTCAAAATCTAGCCAGGTTTGTTGAATCCAGTAAAAACTTGGGCTGCCCTTTTAAGTTTATGGTTTATGATTCGGGGATGCCATGGATGTTAGATGTTGCAAGAGATTTGGGCATGGATGGAGCTCCGTTTTTCACTCAATCTTGTGCAGTTAATGCGGTTTACTATCATTTGAATCAAGGGACATTGAATTTGAAGGCTCCTGATTCAGAAGGGTGTTCGGTTTTGTTGCCTTCCTTACCATTGATGGAGAGAAAAGATCTTCCGACGTTTGTTTATGAAACTGAGTCTCATAAATCTCTGCGTGAATTGATCCTGAATAAGTTGGTAAATATTCATGAACCCAACTGGATCCTGGTTAACTCTTTCGATAAGCTCGAAGAAGAG GTTGTGCACTGGATGTCGAATCACTGTCGAATTAAGGCAGTCGGGCCAACTGTTCCATCAAAATATATGGACAAGAGATTGGAGAATGACACTGACTATGGCCTCACCCTCTTCAAGCCAAAGACCGATACTTGCAAGACTTGGCTAGACTTAAAGGAACTCAACTCAGTCGTTTATGTATCATTTGGAAGCTTGGCAGCCCTAGCAGAAGAGCAGATGGAGGAAATAGCATGGGGCCTGAAGAGAAGCAACACCTTCTTCTTGTGGGTAGTTAGAGAATCTGAATCTGCCAAGCTTCCAAAAAATTTCTGCGAGGAAACAGTCGAGAAAGGTTTGGTCGTGAGTTGGAGCCCTCAGCTTGAGGTTCTAGCTCACAAGTCAGTGGGGTGTTTCATGACACATTGTGGCTGGAACTCGACGCTGGAGGCACTGAGCTTAGGGGTACCGGTGGTGGCGATGCCGCAGTGGACGGATCAAACAACTAATGCTAAGTATATTGAAGATGTGTGGCAGGTGGGGGTTAGAGTAAGAGTTAATGAAAAAGGGATTGTGACAAGAGAGGAGATTGAGGGTTGCATAAGGGAAGTCATGGAAGGAGAGAGATCGGAGGATTTCAGAAGGAACTCGGAGAAGTGGAAGCAATTGGCAAAGGAGGCTGTAGATGAAGGTGGAAGCTCTGATAAAAACTTGGAAGAATTTGTAGCTGCTATCAATGTGTTCAAAACTAGATCGAACATTGATCCGATGAAAG gaaataatatatatgaaacgTGA
- the LOC123220551 gene encoding mogroside IE synthase-like isoform X2, whose translation MCEQWQMQSPCARASWNLKMTKMETQILVIPFPTQGHLNPMLQLSRRLASKGLKVTLVCTNSSLKSNSNISSIDFKFISDGFDSELNSETFDEYIRCLRAIFPQNLARFVESSKNLGCPFKFMVYDSGMPWMLDVARDLGMDGAPFFTQSCAVNAVYYHLNQGTLNLKAPDSEGCSVLLPSLPLMERKDLPTFVYETESHKSLRELILNKLVNIHEPNWILVNSFDKLEEEVVHWMSNHCRIKAVGPTVPSKYMDKRLENDTDYGLTLFKPKTDTCKTWLDLKELNSVVYVSFGSLAALAEEQMEEIAWGLKRSNTFFLWVVRESESAKLPKNFCEETVEKGLVVSWSPQLEVLAHKSVGCFMTHCGWNSTLEALSLGVPVVAMPQWTDQTTNAKYIEDVWQVGVRVRVNEKGIVTREEIEGCIREVMEGERSEDFRRNSEKWKQLAKEAVDEGGSSDKNLEEFVAAINVFKTRSNIDPMKGVMQTN comes from the exons ATGTGTGAACAATGGCAAATGCAGTCGCCATGTGCAAGAGCTAGCTGGAacttgaaaatgacaaaaatggaaACTCAAATCCTTGTCATCCCTTTCCCAACCCAAGGCCATCTAAACCCTATGCTTCAACTATCTAGACGTTTAGCCTCAAAAGGCCTCAAAGTCACCCTGGTTTGCACCAACTCATCTCTCAAATCCAACAGCAACATTTCATCCATCGATTTCAAGTTCATCAGCGACGGTTTCGACTCAGAACTAAACTCAGAAACCTTTGATGAATATATCAGATGTTTGAGAGCTATATTTCCTCAAAATCTAGCCAGGTTTGTTGAATCCAGTAAAAACTTGGGCTGCCCTTTTAAGTTTATGGTTTATGATTCGGGGATGCCATGGATGTTAGATGTTGCAAGAGATTTGGGCATGGATGGAGCTCCGTTTTTCACTCAATCTTGTGCAGTTAATGCGGTTTACTATCATTTGAATCAAGGGACATTGAATTTGAAGGCTCCTGATTCAGAAGGGTGTTCGGTTTTGTTGCCTTCCTTACCATTGATGGAGAGAAAAGATCTTCCGACGTTTGTTTATGAAACTGAGTCTCATAAATCTCTGCGTGAATTGATCCTGAATAAGTTGGTAAATATTCATGAACCCAACTGGATCCTGGTTAACTCTTTCGATAAGCTCGAAGAAGAG GTTGTGCACTGGATGTCGAATCACTGTCGAATTAAGGCAGTCGGGCCAACTGTTCCATCAAAATATATGGACAAGAGATTGGAGAATGACACTGACTATGGCCTCACCCTCTTCAAGCCAAAGACCGATACTTGCAAGACTTGGCTAGACTTAAAGGAACTCAACTCAGTCGTTTATGTATCATTTGGAAGCTTGGCAGCCCTAGCAGAAGAGCAGATGGAGGAAATAGCATGGGGCCTGAAGAGAAGCAACACCTTCTTCTTGTGGGTAGTTAGAGAATCTGAATCTGCCAAGCTTCCAAAAAATTTCTGCGAGGAAACAGTCGAGAAAGGTTTGGTCGTGAGTTGGAGCCCTCAGCTTGAGGTTCTAGCTCACAAGTCAGTGGGGTGTTTCATGACACATTGTGGCTGGAACTCGACGCTGGAGGCACTGAGCTTAGGGGTACCGGTGGTGGCGATGCCGCAGTGGACGGATCAAACAACTAATGCTAAGTATATTGAAGATGTGTGGCAGGTGGGGGTTAGAGTAAGAGTTAATGAAAAAGGGATTGTGACAAGAGAGGAGATTGAGGGTTGCATAAGGGAAGTCATGGAAGGAGAGAGATCGGAGGATTTCAGAAGGAACTCGGAGAAGTGGAAGCAATTGGCAAAGGAGGCTGTAGATGAAGGTGGAAGCTCTGATAAAAACTTGGAAGAATTTGTAGCTGCTATCAATGTGTTCAAAACTAGATCGAACATTGATCCGATGAAAG GTGTTATGCAGACTAACTAA
- the LOC123220479 gene encoding UDP-glycosyltransferase 74F2-like has protein sequence MEEKIYRAAHVLVIPYPRQGHINPALQLAKRLASKGLKTTIAITKFIFKTIQPQPPSSLQFETISDGFDERGRFAEAVSVHDYLQKMEAAGSKTLAELITKYKNSSNPIDCIVYDTFLPWALEVAKQFGLLGAAFFTQTCAVNYIYYLVYNGLLKVPVSSTAAPVSITGLPLLEPQDLPSFVYVAGEYPDYFEMLLGQFSNTDKADFLLVNTFYELEDEVVNTMHKICPALLTVGPTIPSFYLDNRIENDKDYDLDLLKTDKTICIDWLNARPKGSVVYVSFGSISSLSHKQMEELAWGLKQTDFHFLWVVRDSEDLKLPKGFIEETTNKGLIVKWSPQLAVLSNEALGCFFSHAGWNSTIEALSLAVPMVVMPLWTDQPTDAKLVQDVWKVGIRVVVEENGIVTRDEIEKCVRKVIVGEKAREMKLNAEKWRKLAIEAVSEGGSSDKNIDEFVSKLGTTSYKYY, from the exons ATGGAAGAAAAGATCTACAGAGCAGCTCATGTTCTTGTAATTCCTTATCCAAGGCAAGGTCACATCAACCCAGCTCTTCAATTAGCCAAACGTTTAGCTTCCAAGGGTCTCAAAACCACCATAGCCATAACCAAATTCATCTTCAAGACCATTCAGCCTCAGCCCCCGAGCTCACTGCAATTCGAAACCATTTCCGACGGCTTTGACGAGCGAGGCCGCTTCGCAGAAGCTGTAAGTGTCCATGATTATCTCCAAAAGATGGAAGCTGCAGGCTCAAAAACCCTAGCGGAGCTCATTACAAAGTATAAAAACTCCTCCAACCCTATCGACTGCATCGTTTATGACACTTTTTTGCCTTGGGCTCTGGAAGTGGCCAAGCAGTTTGGATTGCTTGGAGCTGCGTTTTTCACTCAGACGTGTGCGGTTAACTATATTTATTATCTTGTCTATAATGGGTTGTTGAAGGTTCCGGTTTCTTCGACGGCAGCACCAGTGTCCATCACTGGATTGCCGTTGCTTGAGCCTCAGGATTTGCCGTCTTTCGTTTATGTTGCAGGTGAATATCCGGATTACTTTGAGATGTTGTTGGGCCAGTTTTCCAACACAGATAAAGCTGACTTCCTTCTAGTCAATACCTTCTACGAGTTAGAAGATGAG GTTGTGAATACAATGCATAAAATTTGTCCAGCACTGCTAACAGTTGGTCCAACAATTCCATCTTTCTACTTGGATAACCGcattgaaaatgacaaagacTATGATCTCGATCTCTTGAAAACAGACAAAACCATTTGCATTGATTGGCTCAATGCAAGGCCAAAAGGCTCTGTCGTTTATGTGTCATTCGGTAGCATTTCTAGCCTAAGCCACAAGCAAATGGAGGAGCTTGCATGGGGCTTGAAGCAAACCGATTTCCACTTTTTGTGGGTGGTAAGAGACTCTGAGGACTTAAAGCTCCCAAAAGGGTTCATCGAAGAGACAACCAACAAGGGGTTGATAGTGAAATGGAGCCCTCAATTGGCAGTGCTTTCAAATGAAGCTTTGGGGTGTTTCTTCTCCCATGCCGGGTGGAATTCGACTATCGAGGCACTGAGCTTGGCGGTGCCAATGGTGGTGATGCCGCTATGGACTGACCAGCCGACGGATGCCAAGCTTGTTCAAGATGTTTGGAAGGTGGGAATTAGGGTGGTGGTTGAAGAGAATGGGATTGTGACAAGAGATGAGATTGAGAAATGTGTAAGGAAAGTAATAGTGGGGGAGAAAGCAAGAGAAATGAAATTGAATGCTGAGAAATGGAGGAAATTGGCCATAGAGGCAGTAAGTGAAGGAGGTTCTTCTGATAAAAATATTGATGAATTTGTATCTAAGTTAGGAACGACCAGTTATAAGTATTATTGA